The DNA window GAATCAGCATGATATACTTTAAGAACAACTGGTGCGTCCCCTGCAGAGTGCTTGACCTGAAGATGCCAGATATCATTAGGATGTACTCGTGCAAGGCGTCACTTTACGTGGTAACCTGCAAGTGGTTCACGTCGCTCTGCCTAGACACCGTAGCTAGAAGGGCCTTCCAGGCATTTAAGGTAACAGACTCGCCTACGCTCTGGTGGGCCATTGTTTCCGGGGGCAGAATAGTTAAGGAGGTTCGCATAGCCGGCGTGCCCTCGATCGCGGAGCTGAGGAAGTACGTGAGCGACAACCTAGGCATCAGGCCCTGCAGGGCGTCCTCTAGGTCGCAAGCACGTGAGTCTTAAAGCCCGACAACTCATTATAATTAAAGCGCATGAACGTTCACAATAAAAGCCTGCCCGCCTAGCTCCGACAGGGCGGCGGGTGAAGTTAGTTGTGCCCGGAGGAAGCCCCACGGGGCGATGACGCTCTCCGGGGTATCAGACGCCGCCTCGATGAGGTCATAAAGGCCCTGCCCCAGGAGAGGGGCGTCTACGCTCTCTGCTTCAGGCTTGATAGGGAAGTTAACATTACTAACAGGAGTGGCAAGGTAATAGCCTCGGTTGGCCCGGGCCTAGTACTTTACGTGGGGAGCGCAGGCGGCCCTGGGGGGCTGAGGGCCAGGCTCTCAAGGCATTTGATGGGCGCCTCAAGGTGCTGGTGGCACGTGGACTGCGTTTCGGGCGCCGCCAGTTCCGTTAAGTTTGTGTTTTACGTCACCGGCAGCTCTGGGGTCGAGAGTGAGGACTCGCTGGCGAGGAGGCTGGCAGGCCTGAGCTCCCTTAGGCCCATAGGCCGCGTCGGGGCCACGGACGCCAGCGAACCCCACATGTTCATATGTCATGACGAGGATTCAGTTATCGCAGCCCTGATGCCCTTGGGCAAGCTCATAAGACTACGGGGGCGCAGTGCCGAAGCATGATGAGGCCCGGCGCCTAGTCATGCCTCGCCCTGCGGCCTGCTTTTTACTTTCCCCTGCCCTGAGGCGCAGGGCCGCAGGGCTTGAAGGTTAAGGCTGTAATCTTTGACGTTGACGGCGTCCTCACGGAGGTGAAGAGCAGCTGGGGGTTCGTCCACGAGGCCCTCGGCGTCGCTGATAAGGCTAAGAAATACGCCGAGATGTTCAAGAAAGGTGAGATAAGCTACCAGGACTGGCTTAGGCTTGACACGGGTCTCTGGGTAGAGGCTACCAACGGACAGATAACGAGGTGGGACCTTGAGAGAGTGCTCTCAAGGATTCCCCTGAGGTCCTGCATTAAGGACGTCTCAGTTTGCATTCATAGGATGGGCAAGAGGATAGCACTGCTGAGCGGCGGCATAGACCTCCTCGTAGCCAGGGTCGCCGACGCAATAGGAGCTGACCTCTGGACGGCCAACATGTTGAGCTTCGACTCAAGGTGGAGGCTTGTACCTGGAGGAGTGGCTGCTGTGGGCGTTAACAAGGGCAGGGCGATAAAGCTTCTCGCCGGCGAGCTCGGCGTCAGGCTTGAGGAGGTCCTCTACGTGGGCGACTCCGAGTGGGACTCCGAGGCCATGAAGCTCGTGGGCTTCCCGGTGGCCTTAGGCGACGACGAGTCCCTGAGCGGGGTGGCCAAGTATAGGATAAAGAGGCTCTCAGAGGTCTGCGACCTGCTGAGAAAAATAGAGATAGGGGAAGCCTAGCTGACCTCCTCCCCGCCCTGAGGGGCGAGGCTTGCCGTTCACTTTGTCACTGGCCCTTGAGGGCCTTAAGGTCGGCGTGCCTTATGTAGCCAACAAGCACGTCCGTGTACTCGGTAGTTGATATTGGCGTTATGCCCCCCATCTCCCTTGCCAGGTCGTAGGTCACCTGCTTGTGGGCTATCGCCTGCCTGACGGCGTACTCCACGAGCAGCCTCACCTCAGACCATCCGACAAAGTCGCTGAGCAGGTACATGCCGCTCAGTATCTCAGCCGTTGGGTTTATCACGTTCTTGCCGGCGTACTTGGGGGCGCTGCCGTGGACGGGCTCAGCCACGGCGACGCCGTCGCCCATATCAAGGCCTGCAGCCATGCCTATGCCGCCCACTAAGGCGTTGGCCTCGTCGCTTATGTAGTCGCCGTTCAGGTTAGGTGTCACTATAACGTTGTAGTCGCCTGGCCTAGTTATTATCTGCTGCATCATGTTGTCGGCTATCCTGTCGTTCACTATTATCTTGCCCTCAGGGGTCTTGCCGCCGTACTTTGTGTTAACCTCGTCCTCGGTAACAACGTAGTCCCTGAACTCCGAAAGTATGAGGTCATAGGCCCACTGCCTGAAGGCGCCCTCCGTGTACTTCATTATGTTGCCCTTGTGCATTATTGTGACGTGCTTGTAGCCGTTCCTTATGGCCCACTCCATGGCTCTCCTGACGTGCCTCTGCGTCCTCCACTTTGATATGGGCTTTATGCCTATGCCCGTGTCGGGGGTCAGCTCGATGCCAAGCTCCTTCTTGAGGAAGTCCCTGAGCTTCTGGGCCTCAGCACTGTCGAACTGCCACTCTATGCCGGCGTAGACGTCCTCCGTGTTCTCCCTGAATATCACCCAGTCTATCTTCTCTGGGTGGCAGTGGGGAGTTGGCTGGCCGTACCACTTCACGGGCCTCACGTTAGAGTAGAGGTCAAGCACCATCCTCAGCGTCACGTTAAGGCTCCTGAAGCCGCCGCCCACGGGGGTGGTCAGGGGTCCCTTCAGGTTGACGCGGGCCATCTTAAACGCCTGAAGAGTGCCATCGGGCAAGAGGGAGTTGCACTCCTTCTGCGCCTCCTCGCCGGCCGTGACCTCCCACCAGACTATCCTCCTTGAGCCGCCGTAGGCCTTATCAACCGCAGCGTCGAGAACCCTCTTGGCGCTCTCTACGATCTCAGGCCCTATGCCATCGCCCTTGAAGTAGGCCACTATCAGGTTGTCAGGCACTATCAGCTTCCCGTTCTCAAACTTGGCCAGCCGCCCCTCTGAAGGAGGCTTAACCTCGTCGGCCGTACATGGGTGAGACACCATGAATGGTCCCAGTGAGGAGTATGTATGGGTCTTTAAAAACGTTCAATGACAGCCTATTACGTCAAGCCTAAGATTTCCCTTAGTGTCTTGTCGTAGGGTTTTCTGGCGACGCCCTTCTCTGTTATAATGCCGCTCACGAGCTCCGGTGGCGTCACGTCGAAAGCCGGGTTCCAGGCCTCCACGTCCTCAACCGTTATGGCAAGACGCCCCAGGACGGTCTTGACCTCGTCAGGGGACCTCTCCTCTATTGTTATTGACTCCTCCCCCATGACGGGCTGTATAGTGCTTGTGGGCGCGGCGACGTAGAACTCCTTCCCGTTAGCGTTAGCCGCAAGGGCTAGGTTGTAGGTTCCTATCTTGTTAGCCACGTGGCCGGTTAGCGTTATCCGGTCTGCCCCAACTATGGCGAGGTCCGCCATCCTCCTCCTGAACAGGAGGCCTGAGGCGCCGTCAACTATGAGTGTTACAGGTATGCCGTCCTTCTTAAGCTCCCATATCGTAAGCCTAGCTCCCTGGAGCAGGGGCCTCGTCTCATCGGCGTAGACCTTAATGCTCTTGCCCTCGTGCCAGGCGTACCTTATCACGCCGAGTGCCGTGCCGAAGCCGGCGGTGGCAAGGGAGCCCGTGTTACAGTGCGTCACTATCCTATCCCCGTTATCTATTAGCTTGGCCCCGTTTCTGCCCATGCTCACGTTGTTTTCTATGTCCTCCACATAGATCGTGAAGGCCTCCCTTGTAGCGGCCTCTCTTATAGCGTCGACTTCATTCTCCGCCTCAAAGGCCCTCTGGGCCGCTCCCCAGACCCTGTCAAGGGCCCAGAAGAGGTTGTAGGCCGTGGGCCTTGTGGTTGCCAGGACGCCGTAGGCCTCCTTGAGCTCGTTCATAAGGTCCTCGGCCCTCTTTGCCTTGGAGTGCACAGCCGCTAAAGTCATGCCGAAGGCCGCCGTGACCCCTATCGCTGGGGCGCCCCTGATCTCCATGTCCTTTATTGCCTGAGCCACCCTCCTATAGTCCTTGGTCCTCACATAGACCTCGTTCCAGGGTAGCTGCCTCGTGTCTATCCACACGAACTCATTTGAGCTGAGGTCATAGTATAGAGGCTTAATTGTAAGGAACTCCTTGAGCTTGTCCAGTCTTGAGAGTAGGTCCTCTAGCAAGTTCTCGCCCAGTGACTCCGGATTTATTAGAAAGTTAATAACTGTGACAAGTTAGAATTGATCAGGCGTGAGCCTTGGGACTAAAGGATGACGTCATAAGGTGGCTGAAGGAGGAGGAGATAGACTCAGAGGAGGTGCCCGTGCCCCCTGGCGCGCCAGTTGAGTGGGCCCTTAACGCCACCGTGAAGGCGCCCCTCAAGGTTATGATAGGCGTGCAGAAGCCAAAGACTAAGGTTGACAGGCTTGTACTAAGCATGATAGTAAAGGTGGCAGAGCAGCACAGGTCAGCCCTCATGTCGATGAGTGAGAAGGAGAGGGCTAAACTCATGAACAGGCTGCTGTCAAACGTAACGTCCCTCTGTCCCTCCTGCATAATAGTGTTTCAGCCCCAGCTCGACATACCCGACACCATAGTTGTCAGCAAAGTGATATATGATGACGACATAGGACCCATGAGCTTAGGTGAGAGCGTCAGGACGCTCGTAAACGAGTACGCAATAATAGTCAGCTTCTTCAACTCTGAGGTAGCCAAGGCGGACCAGGGCCCCAGCACGGTTATGCACATGTGAGGTGCTGGACTTGGTCAGGCTTAGGCCTCTGGCCGTGCTGGCATCCTCGAGGTGCCTGAGCGCCGCGGCGTCCCTGGAGAGCGCGCCCTTTGAGGCCGACCCAGAGGTAGCCAGGGCTGTTGAGGAGGCCTACAAGTCACTTAAGTCCTGGGCCCCCCCAGCAGGCTGGGACGCCACTAGGCTGTCCCTCTGGTATGCGGCCGTCTACGGGGGGCTTGTCCTAGTCTACACCTGCGGTCCTGTGACCCCAATATCTAGGGTTACGGTGGCCACGGGCATTAGTATCATGCCGAGCGACGCCCCCAGGAGACTCGAGGACATGCAGCTGCTATCGGCCTGGGCCAAGCTGTGGGCTGGCGACGAGCTTGGCGGCCTGAGGGAGCTTGAGGGGGGCCTTAGCTACCCTGCTGGGTTCAGGTGGAAGGTTGGCGGTGACATCAAGGTATCAGTTAGAGGCATAATATACTAATACTAATAGCGTGTACGCGTCACTTGGCCACCGCGCTCTCAGGCAGGTCGCTTAGGACCTTAACGTATGCCCTGCCCCTGTTGCTCCTTATCCAGTCGAGGGACCTCGTGGCCAGCTCTGCGGCCTTCCTTGGCGTCCTTGATACGCCGACGCCGACCTTTACCCTGTCAACCTTTGAAAGCCTCGTGGCCAGCTCCTCGTAATTTGCGACAGGCATCACGACAAGTATGTTGTCACCGCCGAGGTACTGCGCTATGCCGCCGTAGGGCTTGGCCTCCCTTGACACCTCACCCAGGAGCTCCTGAACCCTGTGGAACGCCTCAAGGGGGTCAGTCCTCTCCGTTAGCCCAGTGACGTCATCAAGGTCCACGTGGCCGAGCACCGAGAGCTCTTCGTCACACTCAGGCTCGTTTACAGCGCTGCCTCTGAGGGACGCGAACGCAGCTGAGACAGCTGCAGCGGGACTTTCAGCCGCCGCAGTTGAGCCCCTCACCTCAACAGGGGAGACGGCCCTCACGGAGTCGACTATATAATCTATGTCACCGTTAGAGAGGCCGCTGCTCAGCACCAGGAGGAAGTCGTACCTCAGGGGTATTGCAAGGCCCCCCCTTGACGCTGCTACCTCCTGGGCCCTCCTGTAGAGCTCGGACTGCCCCTCCTGTATCCTCCACTCTCTGTCGCTCCCGAGCAGCTCCGTCCACCGCCTGTAGTTAGCGAGCTCCAAGAGCGTGACCTTCACGCAGGCCCTGCTCAAAGTCACTCCACCACTATCGTCTGGCCTGCTGCGTACTTGAGGCCAGGTATTTGTCTCTGCCTCCTTACGAGCTTCACGGCCGCCTCAACGGCCCTCCTGGAGTACTCCTCTATCCTCTCCGCCGCCTGGGCCCTCGATGCGCCGGGCCCTATGATGCCCAGCGTGACGGGCTTGCCGTACTGGAGCGAAAGGTCGACCAGGGCCCTAGCCGCCTGGTTAGCTATTAGCTCGTCATGCTTTGTCTGCCCCTGTATGACAGCGCCTATGACAGCTACGGCATCTATAAAGTCGAGCCTTATCACCTGGGCCACGCCAAAGGGAGCGTCATAAAAGCCTGGCACGTGAAAGACCACTGGGACCTCCACGTCCAGGAACTTTGCGTGACTCAGCGCCTTCTCCTCCATCAGCCTAGTTATGTCATAGTTAAACTCCGCGACCACGAGCGCCAACCTGACCGGCTGCTCAGGCACCCTTGACCCCCTGGCTCCTCGGCGCGACCAAATAAAAAGGCTAAGACCTTCACTGGGCGGGGCCTGCCTCTGGGCCAGCTCAGAGGCCCACGGCCCTCCTGAAGAACTCGTTGGCCCTCGCCAGTCTGTCGATGGCCTCCTCCAGCGGCTCGTCAGGGGGCACCTCGACCTTAATGAACGTGCCAGTCCTTCCTACCTCCCTCCTCCTGCCGAGAACCCTCAGCCTCTCGCTGACAGTGCCGAGGTCGACCCCAAGGAGCCTCGCGACCTCAGCCTCGTGTCCGCTGACCGGGTACTCGACA is part of the Acidilobus sp. 7A genome and encodes:
- a CDS encoding DUF123 domain-containing protein produces the protein MCPEEAPRGDDALRGIRRRLDEVIKALPQERGVYALCFRLDREVNITNRSGKVIASVGPGLVLYVGSAGGPGGLRARLSRHLMGASRCWWHVDCVSGAASSVKFVFYVTGSSGVESEDSLARRLAGLSSLRPIGRVGATDASEPHMFICHDEDSVIAALMPLGKLIRLRGRSAEA
- a CDS encoding HAD-IB family phosphatase — translated: MKVKAVIFDVDGVLTEVKSSWGFVHEALGVADKAKKYAEMFKKGEISYQDWLRLDTGLWVEATNGQITRWDLERVLSRIPLRSCIKDVSVCIHRMGKRIALLSGGIDLLVARVADAIGADLWTANMLSFDSRWRLVPGGVAAVGVNKGRAIKLLAGELGVRLEEVLYVGDSEWDSEAMKLVGFPVALGDDESLSGVAKYRIKRLSEVCDLLRKIEIGEA
- a CDS encoding NADP-dependent isocitrate dehydrogenase, translated to MVSHPCTADEVKPPSEGRLAKFENGKLIVPDNLIVAYFKGDGIGPEIVESAKRVLDAAVDKAYGGSRRIVWWEVTAGEEAQKECNSLLPDGTLQAFKMARVNLKGPLTTPVGGGFRSLNVTLRMVLDLYSNVRPVKWYGQPTPHCHPEKIDWVIFRENTEDVYAGIEWQFDSAEAQKLRDFLKKELGIELTPDTGIGIKPISKWRTQRHVRRAMEWAIRNGYKHVTIMHKGNIMKYTEGAFRQWAYDLILSEFRDYVVTEDEVNTKYGGKTPEGKIIVNDRIADNMMQQIITRPGDYNVIVTPNLNGDYISDEANALVGGIGMAAGLDMGDGVAVAEPVHGSAPKYAGKNVINPTAEILSGMYLLSDFVGWSEVRLLVEYAVRQAIAHKQVTYDLAREMGGITPISTTEYTDVLVGYIRHADLKALKGQ
- the mtnA gene encoding S-methyl-5-thioribose-1-phosphate isomerase — encoded protein: MLEDLLSRLDKLKEFLTIKPLYYDLSSNEFVWIDTRQLPWNEVYVRTKDYRRVAQAIKDMEIRGAPAIGVTAAFGMTLAAVHSKAKRAEDLMNELKEAYGVLATTRPTAYNLFWALDRVWGAAQRAFEAENEVDAIREAATREAFTIYVEDIENNVSMGRNGAKLIDNGDRIVTHCNTGSLATAGFGTALGVIRYAWHEGKSIKVYADETRPLLQGARLTIWELKKDGIPVTLIVDGASGLLFRRRMADLAIVGADRITLTGHVANKIGTYNLALAANANGKEFYVAAPTSTIQPVMGEESITIEERSPDEVKTVLGRLAITVEDVEAWNPAFDVTPPELVSGIITEKGVARKPYDKTLREILGLT
- a CDS encoding DUF2299 domain-containing protein; this encodes MGLKDDVIRWLKEEEIDSEEVPVPPGAPVEWALNATVKAPLKVMIGVQKPKTKVDRLVLSMIVKVAEQHRSALMSMSEKERAKLMNRLLSNVTSLCPSCIIVFQPQLDIPDTIVVSKVIYDDDIGPMSLGESVRTLVNEYAIIVSFFNSEVAKADQGPSTVMHM
- a CDS encoding GTP cyclohydrolase IIa, coding for MSRACVKVTLLELANYRRWTELLGSDREWRIQEGQSELYRRAQEVAASRGGLAIPLRYDFLLVLSSGLSNGDIDYIVDSVRAVSPVEVRGSTAAAESPAAAVSAAFASLRGSAVNEPECDEELSVLGHVDLDDVTGLTERTDPLEAFHRVQELLGEVSREAKPYGGIAQYLGGDNILVVMPVANYEELATRLSKVDRVKVGVGVSRTPRKAAELATRSLDWIRSNRGRAYVKVLSDLPESAVAK
- the ribH gene encoding 6,7-dimethyl-8-ribityllumazine synthase; translated protein: MPEQPVRLALVVAEFNYDITRLMEEKALSHAKFLDVEVPVVFHVPGFYDAPFGVAQVIRLDFIDAVAVIGAVIQGQTKHDELIANQAARALVDLSLQYGKPVTLGIIGPGASRAQAAERIEEYSRRAVEAAVKLVRRQRQIPGLKYAAGQTIVVE